The following proteins are co-located in the Phyllostomus discolor isolate MPI-MPIP mPhyDis1 chromosome 1, mPhyDis1.pri.v3, whole genome shotgun sequence genome:
- the YY1 gene encoding transcriptional repressor protein YY1, producing MASGDTLYIATDGSEMPAEIVELHEIEVETIPVETIETTVVGEEEEEEDDDEDGGGGDHGGGGGHGHTGHHHHHHHHHPPMIALQPLVTDDPTQVHHHQEVILVQTREEVVGGDDSDGLRAEDGFEDQILIPVPAPAGGDDDYIEQTLVTVAAAGKSGGGSSSSSGGGRVKKGGGKKSGKKGYLGGGAGAAGGADAGNKKWEQKQVQIKTLEGEFSVTMWSSDEKKDIDHETVVEEQIIGENSPPDYSEYMTGKKLPPGGIPGIDLSDPKQLAEFARMKPRKVKEDDAPRTIACPHKGCTKMFRDNSAMRKHLHTHGPRVHVCAECGKAFVESSKLKRHQLVHTGEKPFQCTFEGCGKRFSLDFNLRTHVRIHTGDRPYVCPFDGCNKKFAQSTNLKSHILTHAKAKNNQ from the exons ATGGCCTCGGGCGACACCCTCTACATCGCCACAGACGGCTCTGAGATGCCGGCCGAAATCGTGGAGCTGCACGAGATCGAAGTGGAGACCATCCCGGTGGAGACCATCGAGACCACGGTAgtgggcgaggaggaggaggaggaggacgacgatgaggacggcggcggcggcgaccaCGGCGGCGGGGGCGGCCACGGGCACACgggtcaccaccaccaccaccaccaccaccaccctcccatGATCGCGCTGCAGCCGCTCGTCACCGACGACCCGACCCAGGTGCACCACCACCAGGAGGTTATCTTGGTGCAGACGCGCGAGGAGGTGGTGGGCGGCGACGACTCGGACGGGCTGCGCGCCGAGGACGGCTTCGAGGACCAGATCCTCATCCCCGTGCCCGCTCCGGCCGGCGGCGACGACGACTACATCGAGCAGACGCTGGTCACCGTGGCGGCGGCCGGCAAGAGCGGCGGCGGCAGCTCGTCGTCGTCGGGCGGCGGCCGCGTCAAGAAGGGCGGCGGCAAGAAAAGCGGCAAGAAGGGCTACCTcggcggcggggccggggcggcgggcggcgcgGACGCGGGCAACAAGAAGTGGGAGCAGAAGCAGGTTCAGATCAAGACCCTGGAGGGCGAGTTCTCGGTCACCATGTGGTCCTCAG atgaaaaaaaagacattgaccATGAGACGGTGGTCGAAGAACAGATCATCGGCGAGAACTCACCCCCCGATTACTCAGAGTACATGACGGGGAAGAAGCTTCCTCCGGGAGGGATCCCCGGCATTGACCTCTCAGACCCCAAGCAGCTGGCAGAGTTTGCTAG aATGAAGCCCAGAAAAGTCAAAGAAGACGACGCTCCGAGAACGATAGCTTGCCCTCATAAA GGCTGCACAAAGATGTTCAGGGACAACTCCGCCATGCGAAAGCACCTGCACACCCACGGCCCCCGCGTGCACGTCTGTGCGGAGTGCGGCAAGGCTTTTGTCGAGAGCTCAAAGCTAAAACGGCACCAACTggttcatactggagagaagccctttCAG TGCACGTTCGAAGGCTGCGGGAAGCGCTTTTCACTGGACTTCAATTTGCGCACGCACGTGCGAATCCATACCGGAGACAGGCCCTATGTGTGCCCCTTCGACGGTTGTAATAAGAAGTTTGCTCAGTCGACTAACCTGAAATCTCACATCTTAACACACGCTAAGGCCAAAAACAACCAGTGA